The Streptomyces sp. DH-12 genome has a window encoding:
- a CDS encoding glutaredoxin family protein, which translates to MSPLFRRAAPPRDRLVTLIRKPGCHLCDDAQVVVEKVCAELGVPWEGKDITEDRELHDRYWEQIPVVLVDGRQHTFWRVDEDRLRKALGD; encoded by the coding sequence ATGAGCCCTCTCTTCCGCCGTGCCGCGCCCCCGCGGGACCGGCTCGTGACGTTGATCCGCAAGCCCGGCTGCCATCTGTGCGACGACGCGCAGGTGGTGGTGGAGAAGGTGTGCGCCGAGCTCGGCGTGCCGTGGGAGGGGAAGGACATCACGGAGGACCGGGAGCTGCACGACCGGTACTGGGAGCAGATCCCCGTGGTGCTCGTCGACGGACGGCAGCACACCTTCTGGCGCGTGGACGAGGACCGCCTCCGCAAGGCGCTGGGCGACTGA
- a CDS encoding acetoin utilization protein AcuC, which yields MSGRAQLMWDEAVTGYDFGRGHPMDPVRLALTRSLVGALGLDRDVKVVAAKAAGESTLRLVHREDYIDAVRAASADPRSADQAYGLGTIDDPAFAGMHEVSALIAGQSVGAAEAVWRGEALHAVNFAGGLHHAMPGAASGFCVYNDAALAIARLLELGAERVAYIDVDVHHGDGVQAAFWEDPRVLTISLHEHPRTLFPQTGWPEETGAADAEGSAVNVALPAGTGDEGWLRAFHAVVPELIADFRPQVLVTQHGADTHFEDPLAHLAVSLDAQRAVQVACHELAHEHADGRWVALGGGGYAVVEVVPRSWSHLVGIAAGRPVEPTTPVPEEWRQQVYARTRQPGPYRMTDGRWPVSWAAWDAGYDPADRLDQAVLATRRAVFPLRGMLP from the coding sequence ATGAGCGGTCGCGCACAGCTGATGTGGGACGAAGCAGTAACGGGCTATGACTTCGGCCGGGGCCACCCGATGGACCCGGTCCGGTTGGCGCTGACCCGCAGCCTGGTCGGCGCCCTCGGACTGGACCGTGACGTGAAGGTGGTCGCGGCGAAGGCGGCGGGGGAGTCGACGCTGCGGCTGGTGCACCGGGAGGACTACATCGACGCGGTGCGGGCCGCGTCGGCCGATCCGAGGTCGGCGGACCAGGCGTACGGGCTGGGGACGATCGACGATCCGGCGTTCGCGGGGATGCACGAGGTGTCGGCGCTGATCGCGGGGCAGTCGGTGGGCGCGGCCGAGGCGGTGTGGCGCGGTGAGGCGCTGCACGCGGTGAACTTCGCGGGCGGGCTGCACCACGCGATGCCGGGTGCCGCATCCGGGTTCTGCGTGTACAACGACGCCGCGCTGGCCATCGCCCGGCTGCTGGAGCTGGGTGCGGAGCGGGTGGCGTACATCGACGTCGACGTGCACCACGGGGACGGTGTGCAGGCGGCGTTCTGGGAGGACCCGCGGGTGCTGACGATCTCGCTGCACGAGCATCCGCGGACGCTGTTCCCGCAGACCGGGTGGCCGGAGGAGACGGGCGCCGCGGACGCGGAGGGCAGCGCGGTGAACGTGGCGCTGCCGGCGGGCACCGGGGACGAGGGATGGCTGCGCGCCTTCCACGCGGTGGTGCCGGAGCTGATCGCGGACTTCCGGCCGCAGGTGCTGGTGACGCAGCACGGGGCGGACACGCACTTCGAGGACCCGCTGGCGCACCTGGCGGTGTCGCTGGACGCGCAGCGGGCGGTGCAGGTGGCCTGCCACGAACTGGCGCACGAGCACGCCGACGGCCGGTGGGTGGCGCTGGGCGGCGGCGGTTACGCGGTGGTCGAGGTCGTGCCGAGGTCCTGGTCGCACCTGGTGGGCATCGCCGCCGGGCGGCCCGTGGAGCCGACGACGCCGGTGCCGGAGGAGTGGCGGCAGCAGGTGTACGCGCGGACCCGGCAGCCGGGTCCGTACCGGATGACGGACGGCCGGTGGCCGGTGTCGTGGGCCGCGTGGGACGCGGGGTACGACCCGGCGGACCGGCTGGACCAGGCGGTCCTGGCGACCCGGCGGGCGGTGTTCCCGCTGCGGGGGATGCTGCCCTGA
- a CDS encoding lysophospholipid acyltransferase family protein produces MADAKVIPFDDDHRSRGSAASRRRGAAGRRQGAARPSAAVGQVQPLPGAEPVREDDPVTGEGEQPREPAADREGGDGGLEQRIASGLAFLRRRLTGDYEVDDFGYDEELTDQVLMSLLRPMYEKYFRVEVKGVENIPSEGGALIVANHSGTLPVDGLMMQVAVHDHHPAERHLRLLAADLVFVLPVVNELARKLGHTLACAEDAERLLAQGELVGVMPEGFKGIGKPFSERYKLQRFGRGGFVSTALRHRVPIVPCSIVGAEEIYPMIGNAKTLARLLGFPYFPLTPTFPWLGPLGAIPLPTKWTIQFGEPIPTDGYPLEAAEDPMLMFNLTDQVREQIQHTLYKLLVQRRSVFF; encoded by the coding sequence ATGGCGGACGCCAAGGTCATCCCGTTCGACGACGACCACCGCTCCCGCGGGAGTGCCGCGTCGCGCCGCCGTGGTGCGGCCGGCCGGCGCCAGGGCGCGGCGCGGCCTTCCGCGGCGGTGGGGCAGGTCCAGCCCCTGCCCGGGGCGGAGCCGGTGCGGGAGGATGATCCCGTGACCGGTGAAGGAGAGCAGCCGCGTGAGCCCGCGGCGGACCGCGAGGGCGGTGACGGCGGCCTGGAGCAGCGGATCGCGAGCGGGCTGGCGTTCCTGCGCCGCCGGCTCACCGGGGACTACGAGGTCGACGACTTCGGGTACGACGAGGAGCTCACCGACCAGGTCCTGATGTCGCTGCTGCGCCCGATGTACGAGAAGTACTTCCGGGTCGAGGTGAAGGGCGTGGAGAACATCCCGTCCGAGGGCGGTGCGCTGATCGTCGCCAACCACTCGGGGACGCTTCCGGTGGACGGGCTGATGATGCAGGTCGCCGTGCACGACCATCATCCGGCCGAGCGGCATCTGCGGCTGCTCGCGGCGGACCTGGTGTTCGTGCTGCCGGTGGTGAACGAGCTGGCGCGGAAGCTGGGGCACACGCTGGCCTGCGCGGAGGACGCCGAACGGCTGCTGGCACAGGGCGAGTTGGTCGGGGTGATGCCGGAGGGCTTCAAGGGCATCGGGAAGCCGTTCTCGGAGCGGTACAAGCTGCAGCGGTTCGGGCGGGGCGGGTTCGTGTCGACGGCGCTGCGGCACAGGGTGCCGATCGTGCCGTGCTCGATCGTCGGGGCGGAGGAGATCTACCCGATGATCGGCAACGCGAAGACGCTGGCGCGGCTGCTGGGCTTCCCGTACTTCCCGCTGACGCCGACGTTCCCCTGGCTGGGGCCGCTGGGGGCGATTCCGCTGCCGACGAAGTGGACGATCCAGTTCGGGGAGCCGATCCCGACGGACGGGTATCCGCTGGAGGCGGCGGAGGACCCGATGCTGATGTTCAACCTGACCGACCAGGTGAGGGAGCAGATCCAGCACACGCTGTACAAGCTGCTGGTGCAGCGCCGGTCGGTGTTCTTCTAG
- a CDS encoding ECF subfamily RNA polymerase sigma factor, BldN family, with protein MYPHVGVDASGLATLRATVATARDMLRGIVPPAHAVPAFAAVPAGPCYALAEGTAAVGRRGRPSGAPAARRPAADSDSARMMDLVERAQAGEAEAFGRLYDQYSDTVYRYIYYRVGGKATAEDLTSETFLRALRRIGTFTWQGRDFGAWLVTIARNLVADHFKSSRFRLEVTTGEMLDANEVERSPEDSVLESLSNAALLEAVRRLNPQQQECVTLRFLHGLSVAETARVMGKNEGAIKTLQYRAVRTLARLLPDDAR; from the coding sequence GTGTACCCACACGTCGGGGTTGACGCCTCGGGCCTGGCTACGCTGCGCGCGACAGTCGCGACAGCCCGAGACATGTTGCGCGGAATCGTCCCCCCCGCGCACGCCGTCCCCGCATTCGCCGCCGTCCCCGCCGGCCCGTGCTACGCCCTCGCCGAGGGGACGGCCGCGGTCGGCAGACGAGGACGTCCGTCCGGCGCTCCCGCTGCCCGCCGTCCCGCCGCCGACAGCGACAGCGCCCGGATGATGGACCTCGTGGAGCGCGCCCAGGCCGGCGAGGCGGAGGCCTTCGGACGGCTCTACGACCAGTACAGCGACACCGTCTACCGCTACATCTACTACCGCGTCGGCGGCAAGGCGACCGCCGAGGACCTCACCAGCGAGACCTTTCTGCGGGCGCTGCGCCGCATCGGCACCTTCACCTGGCAGGGCCGCGACTTCGGCGCCTGGCTGGTGACCATCGCCCGCAACCTCGTCGCCGACCACTTCAAGTCCAGCCGCTTCCGCCTCGAGGTCACCACCGGGGAGATGCTCGACGCCAACGAGGTCGAGCGCTCCCCCGAGGATTCCGTACTCGAGTCCCTGTCCAACGCCGCCCTCCTCGAAGCCGTACGTCGGCTCAACCCCCAACAGCAGGAGTGCGTCACGCTCCGATTCCTCCACGGCCTGTCCGTCGCCGAGACGGCCCGCGTCATGGGCAAGAACGAGGGCGCCATCAAGACCCTCCAGTACCGGGCCGTCCGCACCCTCGCCCGGCTCCTCCCGGACGACGCCCGCTGA
- a CDS encoding phosphatase has translation MVTADRLRAHLLTAGLAGVVGTTREESLRSYRLFAARDPRVLIGLDPVGAWGEREVLALMADRCGVAADPARTSGREAIDPERTLAALDALAERLAQAARHRVPVLLGTGHPHRLLRFYAVLADALSAAGCDVLTPAQGRCVDITTRFGLRTGNLDYVRGVGLVRDATAQRPGGEPGAHTHSPLPVRAALAAAADAGGPLPGLVIGDHGWVCGAGQLGFASVGLADANDPAPFVGQAEGAVSVVVPVDDGARSDDYLPLTRYVLNRACLSQ, from the coding sequence GTGGTGACCGCCGACCGCCTCCGCGCGCATCTTCTGACGGCCGGGCTCGCCGGGGTGGTGGGCACCACCCGGGAGGAGAGCCTGCGCAGCTACCGGCTGTTCGCCGCCCGGGACCCGCGGGTGCTGATCGGGCTCGACCCGGTCGGGGCGTGGGGCGAGCGGGAGGTGCTCGCGCTGATGGCGGACCGGTGCGGGGTGGCGGCGGATCCGGCCCGGACGTCGGGGCGCGAGGCCATCGATCCGGAGCGTACGCTGGCCGCCCTGGACGCACTCGCGGAACGGCTCGCGCAGGCCGCGCGGCACCGTGTTCCGGTGCTGCTGGGCACCGGGCACCCGCATCGGCTGCTCCGTTTCTACGCCGTGCTCGCAGACGCCTTGTCGGCGGCGGGATGTGATGTCCTCACCCCGGCGCAGGGTCGCTGTGTCGACATAACGACCCGGTTCGGTCTACGCACGGGCAACCTCGACTACGTACGGGGAGTCGGGCTGGTCCGGGACGCGACCGCGCAGCGCCCCGGTGGTGAGCCGGGCGCGCACACGCATTCCCCTCTCCCGGTTCGGGCCGCGCTGGCGGCCGCGGCGGACGCCGGCGGGCCGCTGCCGGGGCTGGTGATCGGGGACCACGGTTGGGTCTGCGGGGCAGGTCAGCTGGGGTTCGCGAGCGTCGGACTGGCCGATGCGAACGACCCGGCACCGTTCGTCGGGCAGGCCGAGGGGGCGGTGTCCGTGGTCGTTCCGGTTGACGACGGCGCACGGTCCGACGACTACCTGCCGCTGACCCGCTACGTACTCAATCGAGCGTGTCTGTCACAGTAG
- a CDS encoding DUF5667 domain-containing protein, with the protein MIANVSAHRRANAFAQALEEQSDRGTAAERTEGPAPAPDTAETEQDQLLTLASGLGALPRPELDPEVKVVQRAQLVAAFEAMLQEGTAAGEATDRTVPGQRSRRTKGAHRATPLGRLWPRSRLAKGLTAGGLTVGVAAGALGGVAVASSDALPGDSLYGLKRGIEDVKLTLADDDTERGQVYLDHASTRLSEARRLMERDRAGDLDHESLNEIRRALSGMRHDAAEGHRLLREAYERDPDSLGPMQALSSFSQAHRDTWGSLRDRLPVQLGDVSEQVTSVFDAIDEDVAPLRSLLPQPPNDEAGDGKRRGDSAPASDTPSTAEPSQSPGTERDGSGTGEADSAAPTGSADTEREKDGLLGGNTGGLLDPPQESGQSSTPPPTGSATRPPAPDVTLPPLLPGLLPGLGIEAQDRE; encoded by the coding sequence GTGATCGCGAACGTATCGGCGCACCGGCGGGCGAACGCCTTCGCCCAGGCCCTGGAGGAGCAGTCCGACCGGGGCACGGCGGCCGAGCGAACCGAAGGACCGGCACCGGCCCCGGACACCGCCGAGACCGAACAGGACCAGCTGCTCACGCTGGCCTCCGGTCTGGGCGCGCTGCCCCGGCCGGAACTCGACCCGGAGGTGAAGGTCGTCCAGCGGGCCCAGCTGGTGGCCGCGTTCGAGGCCATGCTCCAGGAGGGCACCGCCGCAGGCGAGGCGACGGACCGGACCGTCCCCGGACAGCGCTCGCGCCGTACCAAGGGCGCCCACCGCGCGACCCCGCTGGGCAGGCTCTGGCCACGATCGAGGCTGGCCAAAGGACTCACCGCGGGCGGGCTCACCGTCGGCGTCGCCGCCGGCGCCCTCGGCGGAGTCGCCGTCGCCAGCTCCGACGCCCTCCCCGGCGACTCCCTCTACGGACTCAAGCGCGGCATCGAGGACGTCAAGCTCACCCTCGCCGACGACGACACCGAGCGCGGACAGGTCTACCTCGACCACGCCTCCACCCGGCTGAGCGAGGCCCGCCGGCTGATGGAGCGCGACCGCGCCGGCGACCTCGACCACGAATCCCTCAACGAGATCCGTCGCGCCCTGTCCGGCATGCGGCACGACGCCGCGGAGGGCCACCGGCTGCTCCGCGAGGCCTACGAGCGCGACCCGGACTCCCTCGGCCCCATGCAGGCGCTCTCCTCCTTCTCCCAGGCCCACCGCGACACCTGGGGCAGTCTGCGCGACCGGCTCCCCGTGCAGCTCGGCGACGTCAGTGAGCAGGTCACGTCGGTGTTCGACGCCATAGACGAAGACGTCGCCCCGCTGCGGTCCCTGCTGCCCCAGCCACCGAACGACGAGGCGGGCGACGGGAAGCGGCGCGGCGACTCCGCCCCGGCGTCCGACACCCCGTCCACGGCCGAACCCTCGCAGTCGCCCGGCACCGAACGGGACGGCTCCGGCACGGGCGAGGCGGACAGCGCGGCGCCGACCGGCTCCGCCGACACCGAGCGCGAGAAGGACGGCCTGCTCGGCGGCAACACCGGCGGTCTCCTCGACCCGCCCCAGGAGAGCGGCCAGAGCAGCACGCCGCCGCCCACGGGCTCCGCCACCCGGCCTCCCGCCCCCGACGTCACCCTCCCGCCTCTCCTGCCCGGGCTCCTCCCGGGCCTGGGCATCGAGGCGCAGGACCGGGAGTAG
- a CDS encoding helix-turn-helix domain-containing protein: protein MAAAGERPLNEVQFLTVAEVASVMRVSKMTVYRLVHSGHLPAIRVGRSFRVPEQAVHEYLRESYVGVDTA from the coding sequence ATGGCTGCAGCTGGCGAGAGGCCTCTGAACGAGGTTCAGTTCCTTACCGTGGCGGAAGTCGCCTCGGTGATGCGAGTGTCGAAGATGACCGTGTACCGCCTGGTGCACAGCGGTCATCTGCCCGCGATCCGGGTGGGGCGGTCCTTCCGCGTCCCGGAGCAAGCGGTACACGAGTACCTCCGCGAGAGCTACGTGGGGGTGGACACGGCCTGA
- a CDS encoding NAD-dependent epimerase/dehydratase family protein, with protein MGKVVLVTGVARQLGGRFVRRIQRDPEVDRVVAVDAVRPEHHLGGADFVQADIRQPTIARVLAESGADTVVHLDVTGTPLGSGGRASLKETNVIGTMQLLGACQKAPNVKRLVVKSSTNVYGSASRDPAVFTESTPPKSLPSGGFAKDTVEVEGYVRGFARRRPDVAVCVLRFANILGPAADTPLASYFALPVLPTVFGYDPRLQFVHEDDVVEVLRIGAHEPRRGTLNSGTFNIAGDGVLLLSQCSRRLGRPTVPLLLPAVTWAGSLMRTLGMSDFSPEQIRLLTHGRVVATDQMRQTLGFTPTYSTAETFADFVRSRGPGLLPPETVARAVDRIAALPVPGSGHAPAHGAD; from the coding sequence TTGGGGAAGGTCGTGCTGGTGACCGGGGTGGCCCGGCAGCTGGGGGGCCGTTTCGTGCGGCGGATCCAGCGGGATCCCGAGGTGGACCGGGTGGTCGCCGTGGACGCGGTGCGGCCCGAGCACCACCTGGGCGGCGCCGATTTCGTCCAGGCGGACATCCGGCAGCCCACGATCGCGCGGGTGCTGGCCGAGTCGGGCGCCGACACGGTCGTCCACCTCGACGTGACGGGCACGCCGCTGGGCAGCGGCGGCCGGGCGTCGCTGAAGGAGACCAACGTCATCGGCACCATGCAGTTGCTGGGCGCCTGTCAGAAGGCCCCGAACGTCAAGCGGCTGGTGGTGAAGTCCAGCACCAACGTCTACGGTTCGGCGTCGCGCGACCCGGCGGTGTTCACCGAGTCGACGCCGCCCAAGTCGCTGCCCAGCGGCGGCTTCGCGAAGGACACGGTGGAGGTCGAGGGCTATGTGCGCGGGTTCGCCCGGCGCCGCCCGGACGTCGCCGTGTGCGTGCTGAGGTTCGCCAACATCCTGGGCCCGGCCGCCGACACCCCGCTCGCGTCGTACTTCGCGCTGCCGGTGCTGCCGACGGTGTTCGGCTACGACCCGCGGCTGCAGTTCGTGCACGAGGACGACGTGGTGGAGGTGCTGCGGATCGGCGCGCACGAGCCGCGGCGTGGCACGCTCAACAGCGGGACGTTCAACATCGCGGGGGACGGTGTGCTGCTGCTGTCGCAGTGCTCGCGGCGCCTGGGCAGGCCGACGGTGCCGCTGCTGCTTCCCGCGGTCACCTGGGCGGGCTCGCTGATGCGTACGCTGGGGATGTCGGACTTCTCGCCCGAGCAGATCCGGCTCCTGACACACGGGCGGGTGGTGGCGACGGACCAGATGCGTCAGACGCTGGGGTTCACCCCCACGTACTCGACTGCTGAAACGTTTGCGGACTTCGTGCGCAGCCGCGGGCCCGGGCTGCTGCCGCCGGAGACCGTCGCGAGGGCCGTCGACCGGATCGCCGCGCTGCCCGTGCCGGGCAGCGGCCACGCGCCGGCGCACGGCGCCGACTGA
- a CDS encoding AURKAIP1/COX24 domain-containing protein, protein MGSVIKKRRKRMAKKKHRKLLKRTRVQRRNKK, encoded by the coding sequence GTGGGCTCTGTTATCAAGAAGCGGCGCAAGCGGATGGCCAAGAAGAAGCACCGCAAGCTGCTCAAGCGCACGCGCGTCCAGCGTCGCAACAAGAAGTAA
- a CDS encoding glutamyl-tRNA reductase has protein sequence MSLLVVGLSHRSAPVSVLERASLSAEAQTKLLQDTVATEPASEGAVLATCNRIELYADVDKFHAGVAELSTLLAQHSGVGLEELTPYLYVHYEDRAVHHLFSVACGLDSMVVGEGQILGQIKDSLARAQETHTAGRLLNDLFQQALRVGKRAHSETGIDRAGQSLVTFGLEQLALGAPVESWVRGKKALVIGAGSMSSLSAATLARAGVAEVVVANRTPDRAERLVRILTEGDDTDVTARAVPMTSVPFELTRADVVVSCTGATGLVLTAETVAAGVEGRVGGASVVDLDAVAEEDAREDAPAAQPQASAEDGCPVDLPTVRPGFSVMGEAAVAGMDAATLEQHGAWAAGSAVDRRDAARGGAGPEADAEVIGALAATASAIGRIPERRRPEPVEEPRRPEPVLFLLDLAMPRDVDAAAHRLPGVRLVDIESLAEASADAPMAADVDQVRRIVSDEVAAFGAAQRAAHITPTVVALRTMAADVVAGEMARLEGRLPGLDDKHRAEITQTVRRVVDKLLHAPTVRVKQLAAEPGGAGYADALRTLFDLDPETVASVSRAEESTEKNAENRGPG, from the coding sequence ATGAGCCTCCTCGTCGTCGGACTGAGCCACCGCAGCGCCCCGGTCAGCGTGCTGGAGCGGGCGTCGCTGAGCGCGGAGGCGCAGACCAAGCTGCTGCAGGACACGGTCGCCACGGAGCCCGCCTCCGAGGGCGCGGTCCTCGCCACCTGCAACCGCATCGAGCTGTACGCCGACGTGGACAAGTTCCACGCCGGTGTCGCCGAGCTGTCCACGCTGCTCGCCCAGCACAGCGGGGTCGGCCTGGAGGAGCTCACTCCTTATCTCTATGTGCACTACGAGGACCGGGCCGTGCACCACCTGTTCTCGGTGGCCTGCGGACTGGACTCGATGGTCGTGGGCGAGGGGCAGATCCTCGGCCAGATCAAGGACTCGCTGGCCCGCGCGCAGGAGACGCACACCGCGGGACGGCTGCTGAACGACCTGTTCCAGCAGGCGCTGCGGGTCGGCAAGCGCGCCCACTCCGAGACCGGCATCGACCGCGCCGGGCAGTCCCTGGTCACCTTCGGCCTGGAGCAGCTCGCGCTCGGCGCCCCCGTCGAGTCCTGGGTCCGGGGCAAGAAGGCCCTCGTCATAGGCGCGGGCTCGATGTCCTCGCTGTCCGCGGCCACGCTCGCGCGCGCCGGGGTCGCCGAGGTCGTCGTCGCCAACCGCACGCCCGACCGCGCCGAGCGACTGGTGCGGATCCTCACCGAGGGTGACGACACGGACGTGACGGCCCGCGCGGTCCCGATGACATCGGTGCCGTTCGAGCTGACACGTGCGGACGTGGTCGTCTCCTGCACGGGCGCGACCGGCCTGGTGCTGACCGCCGAGACGGTGGCCGCGGGCGTCGAGGGCCGGGTCGGCGGGGCGTCGGTCGTCGACCTCGACGCCGTCGCCGAGGAGGACGCCCGCGAGGACGCCCCGGCCGCGCAGCCGCAGGCCTCCGCCGAGGACGGCTGCCCGGTGGACCTGCCCACGGTGCGGCCCGGCTTCTCCGTGATGGGGGAGGCGGCCGTCGCCGGGATGGACGCGGCCACGCTGGAGCAGCACGGCGCGTGGGCGGCGGGCTCCGCCGTCGACCGCCGGGACGCCGCCCGCGGCGGCGCCGGGCCGGAGGCGGACGCCGAGGTCATCGGCGCGCTCGCCGCGACCGCGTCCGCGATCGGCCGCATCCCCGAGCGGCGGCGGCCCGAGCCGGTGGAGGAGCCGCGGCGCCCCGAGCCCGTGCTCTTCCTGCTGGACCTCGCCATGCCGCGGGACGTCGACGCGGCGGCGCACCGCCTGCCCGGCGTGCGGCTGGTGGACATCGAATCGCTCGCGGAGGCGTCCGCGGACGCTCCGATGGCTGCCGATGTGGACCAGGTCCGGCGTATCGTCTCCGACGAGGTCGCCGCGTTCGGGGCGGCACAGCGGGCGGCGCACATCACGCCGACCGTCGTCGCCCTGCGGACCATGGCGGCCGACGTGGTGGCCGGTGAGATGGCCCGCCTGGAGGGGCGGCTCCCCGGCCTGGACGACAAGCACCGCGCGGAGATCACCCAGACCGTGCGACGGGTGGTCGACAAGCTGCTGCACGCCCCGACGGTCCGGGTCAAGCAGCTCGCGGCCGAGCCCGGCGGCGCCGGGTACGCGGACGCGCTGCGCACCCTGTTCGACCTCGACCCCGAGACGGTGGCCTCCGTCTCCCGCGCCGAGGAAAGCACCGAGAAGAACGCAGAGAACCGAGGGCCGGGATGA
- a CDS encoding redox-sensing transcriptional repressor Rex, which yields MATGRTHRPATRSRGIPEATVARLPLYLRALTALSERSVPTVSSEELAAAAGVNSAKLRKDFSYLGSYGTRGVGYDVEYLVYQISRELGLTQDWPVVIVGIGNLGAALANYGGFASRGFRVAALIDADPAMAGKPVAGIPVQHTDELEAIIRDNGVSIGVIATPAGAAQQVCDRLVAAGVTSILNFAPTVLTVPDGVDVRKVDLSIELQILAFHEQRKAGEEAAAEVTTAQAAGAADTAVAAQREGSTDQGPDGDVPAVMPA from the coding sequence GTGGCAACTGGCCGAACTCACCGACCGGCGACCCGTAGCCGAGGAATTCCCGAGGCCACCGTCGCCCGGCTTCCGCTGTACCTCCGCGCCCTGACCGCGCTCTCCGAGCGCTCGGTGCCCACGGTCTCCTCGGAGGAGCTGGCGGCCGCCGCGGGTGTCAACTCCGCGAAGCTGCGCAAGGACTTCTCCTACTTGGGTTCCTACGGCACCCGGGGCGTCGGTTACGACGTCGAGTATCTCGTGTACCAGATCTCCCGCGAACTCGGCCTCACCCAGGACTGGCCGGTTGTGATCGTAGGAATCGGCAACCTCGGCGCCGCCCTGGCCAACTACGGAGGGTTCGCCTCCCGCGGTTTCCGGGTCGCCGCGCTGATCGACGCCGACCCCGCGATGGCCGGGAAGCCCGTCGCCGGCATCCCGGTGCAGCACACCGACGAGCTCGAGGCGATCATCCGGGACAACGGCGTGTCCATCGGCGTCATCGCCACCCCGGCCGGCGCCGCCCAGCAGGTCTGCGACCGGCTCGTGGCCGCCGGAGTCACCTCCATCCTGAACTTCGCGCCGACCGTGCTGACCGTTCCGGACGGCGTCGACGTGCGCAAGGTGGACCTCTCCATCGAGCTGCAGATCCTCGCCTTCCACGAGCAGCGCAAGGCCGGTGAGGAGGCCGCCGCCGAGGTGACCACCGCGCAGGCCGCCGGCGCCGCCGACACCGCCGTCGCCGCCCAGCGCGAGGGCTCCACCGACCAGGGACCCGACGGGGACGTACCCGCCGTGATGCCGGCATGA
- a CDS encoding HAD-IB family hydrolase yields the protein MAALGWLTPRRRSATARSVLAGEASAEAARKSTLHVSEREPAFPVHGDERAAAFFDLDNTVMQGAALFHFGRGLYKRKFFDTRELARFAWQQAWFRLAGVEDPEHMQEARDSALSIVQGHRVAELQSIGEEIYDEYMAERIWPGTRALAQAHLDAGQRVWLVTAAPVEIATVIARRLGLTGALGTVAESVDGVYTGKLVGEPLHGPAKAEAVRALALAEGLDLGRCAAYSDSHNDIPMLSLVGHPYAINPDSKLRKHARQMDWRLRDYRTGRKAAKVGIPAAAGVGAVAGGTAAAIALHRKRR from the coding sequence ATGGCCGCTCTCGGATGGCTCACTCCCCGTAGGCGCTCCGCCACGGCGCGGAGCGTGTTGGCAGGCGAGGCCTCGGCGGAGGCAGCCCGCAAGTCCACCCTGCACGTTTCCGAACGCGAACCCGCGTTCCCGGTCCACGGTGACGAACGGGCCGCCGCCTTCTTCGACCTGGACAACACCGTGATGCAGGGCGCCGCCCTGTTCCACTTCGGGCGGGGCCTGTACAAGCGGAAGTTCTTCGACACCCGCGAGCTCGCCCGGTTCGCCTGGCAGCAGGCGTGGTTCCGGCTGGCCGGCGTCGAGGACCCCGAGCACATGCAGGAGGCGCGCGACTCGGCGCTCTCCATCGTCCAGGGCCATCGCGTCGCCGAGCTGCAGTCCATCGGCGAGGAGATCTACGACGAGTACATGGCCGAGCGGATCTGGCCCGGCACCCGGGCGCTGGCCCAGGCGCACCTCGACGCGGGCCAGCGGGTGTGGCTGGTCACCGCCGCCCCCGTGGAGATCGCCACGGTGATCGCCCGCCGGCTCGGCCTGACCGGCGCCCTGGGCACCGTCGCCGAGTCGGTCGACGGCGTGTACACGGGCAAACTCGTGGGCGAGCCGCTGCACGGCCCCGCGAAGGCGGAGGCGGTCCGCGCGCTGGCGCTCGCAGAGGGACTGGACCTCGGCCGGTGCGCCGCCTACAGCGACTCCCACAACGACATCCCGATGCTGTCGCTGGTGGGCCACCCCTACGCGATCAACCCGGACTCCAAGCTCCGCAAGCACGCGCGCCAGATGGACTGGCGGCTGCGCGACTACCGCACCGGCCGCAAGGCGGCCAAGGTCGGCATCCCGGCGGCGGCCGGCGTGGGCGCGGTGGCCGGGGGCACGGCCGCCGCCATCGCCCTGCACCGCAAGCGCCGCTGA